The following is a genomic window from Stenotrophomonas maltophilia.
ACCAGTGCCTCATCCTGCAGCGCGGTCAATGGCAGCCCCCTGCGCCGCGCCAACCGGTGCGACGGGGACAGCACCGCCACCAGGTCTTCCTCCTGCAGCGTCTGGTGACAGACCCCCTCCAGCGCCGCCGAGGGCGCCAGCCCGACCAGCGCCACGTCCAGCGCGCGCGACTGCACCTGTGCGATCAGGTCTTCGCTCTTGTCCACCCGCAACTGGAACTCCACCTGCGGGTGCACCTGCTGGAAGGCAGCCAGCATTGCCACCACGTCGATGCCGGTGAGTGAGGAAATCTGCCCGATGGCCAGCAGGCCACGCACTTCGCCACTGACCGCCGCCACATCGGCACGCAGGTGACGCAGGCTGGCCAGCACCTGGCGCGCGTGCACCAGCAGCGCCTCACCTGCGGCAGTAGCGCGGACCAGGCGCGGCAGGCGCTCGAACAGCGTGGCACCCAGTTCCTGCTCCAGCGCGGCGATCTGGTGGCTGAGCGCGGACTGCACGACATGGCAGCGTTCAGCGGCACGGGTGAAGTTGCCTTCCTCGGCCAGGGCGACGGCGAACTCGAGCTGCTTGAGGTTCACGCTTGTATCTTGTTTTCAGATGGCAGGGATGATGATGATTCATTTCCATCATGACTGCAGCAGGCGGACACTGTGCGCCCCGCCCACTGGAACACCGCGTGAGCCCGTCTCTCCCCCCTCTGCACCGCTGGCAGGTGCTGCTGATGTCGGTGGCCACCGGCGTGGCTGTGGCCAGCAACTACTATGCGCAGCCCCTGCTGCATACCATCGCCGATGCCTTCGGCGTGCCGTTTGGCCAGGCCGGCATGGTGGTCACCGCCGCGCAGTTGAGCTATGCCGCCGGCCTGATCCTGCTGGTGCCGCTGGGTGACCTGTTCGAGCGGCGCCGCCTGATCGTAGTGATGAGCCTGCTCTCGGCCGGCGGCCTGGTGATCAGTGCCTGTGCACCGTCGCTGGCCTGGCTGCTGGTGGGCACCGCGATCACCGGCCTGTTCTCGGTGGTGGCGCAGGTGCTGGTGCCGTTCGCCGCCACCCTGGCCGCACCGGAGCACCGCGGACGTGTGGTCGGCACGCTGATGAGCGGGCTGCTGCTGGGCATCCTGCTGGCACGCACCGTGGCCGGCCTGCTCTCGAGCCTGGGCGACTGGCGGCTGGTCTATGCCATCGCTGCGGCCACCCTGGTACTGACCGCGCTGGCCCTGCAGCGTGGCCTGCCACGCTTCCACCACAGCGCAGGCCTGGGCTATTTCGCCCTGCTGCGCTCGATCGGCGTGCTGTTCGTGCAGGAACCGGTGCTGCGCCAGCGCACCTTGCTGGGGGCGTGCAGTTTCGCCATGTTCGCGATCTTCTGGACCCCGCTTGCCTTCCTGCTGGCACAGCCGCCCTATGCCTACAGCGATGCCACCATCGGCCTGTTCGGTCTGGTCGGTGCCGCTGGCACGCTGGCCGCCGGACTGGCCGGGCGCATGTCCGACCGTGGCCAGAGCGGGCGCGCCACGGCCATCGCACTGGTGCTGCTGCTGGTGGCGTGGCTACCGCTGGGGCTGTCCACCCATTCGCTGCTGGCGCTGCTGGTGGGCGTGGTGGTGCTGGACCTGGCCGCGCAACTGCTGCACGTCAGCAACCAGAACCTGATCTACGCCTTGCAGCCGGCCGCGCGCAACCGGCTCAACGCCGGTTACATGACCGGCTACTTCATCGGCGGCTCACTGGGCTCGCTGCTGTCGGCGCAGGTCTACCAGCGCTACGGCTGGACCGGCATCTGCGTGGCCGGTGCAGCCGTGGCCGTGCTGGCGCTGCTGCTGTGGCTGCCCGGCGCGCTGCGTGCGCGCCAGGCCACCACTGCCGACTAGAAGCTTCCCTGCAGCGCCAGTTCCCAGCGGCCGCCGGCGTTGCCCGGGAACAGGCGCTTGGCGGCGCTGTCGGTGTCGTGCACGGTGGCACGCAGTTCCCAGGCCGGCGTCAGCGTGGCGATCGCGCTGAGCTGGCCATGCAGGTAGTCCGGCCCCTGCGCGTTGGCCAGCCAGTACTGGCCCACCGCCGCTTCCAGGCGGAAGCGCTCGTGCAGCGGCACGCGTACGCCCAGCTGTGCATAGGTACCGCGATGGCCGCCGGCCAGTGCATCGTTGGAATGCGCCAGCTGCAACCAGGCGCGCTGTTTCCAGGTCAGCGTAGTGTTGAGCTCGGTCCAATCCAGCGCGCGTCCGGTGCCCGGGTACAGGTAGCGGGTCAGGTTGACATCCAGTGTCCAGTCCGGTGCCAGTGCGCCGGACCAACCCGCCACCAGATCGAACTCGCTGCGTGCGCCATTGTCCGGTTCGAACGACACGTTGGAACCCCACACACTGGCGTACCAGCCCGACGGGATCGAAACCTTCCCGCCGGCCTGTACCGCCGGGTCGCCATCGCTCTGCGAGCTGCCGCGCCACACGTAGTCACTGGTCAGCGCCGCACTGCCGCTCACCTGCACCTGTGCCTGCGCGCCGCCGATTCCGAGCAGCCCTGCCAGGGCGGCCACCGCAGCCGCCATCATCCCCTTGCTGTTCACTGCACTTGTTTCCTCGTCGAAGGCGGCCACGCCGCCGGGACGGCAGTGTCGAGCGCGTGCCCGTAACGGATCGAGGGTGCTGCCGGGCCCGCAGCGCAAATTCGGCGTAAATCCCGTGGAGGCAGGCCACGCGCCGGCGGCGCGCTATCATGGCGCCTTGTTTCCAGGAACCAACCGCGTGGACGCCATCCTGACCCCGGTATCGATCGGCGAACTGATCGACAAGATCACCATTCTCGAGATCAAGGCCGAGCGCATCGACGATGCCGCCAAGCTGGCCAACGTGCGCACTGAGCTGGACGGCCTGCTGCCCTTGTTGCAGCAGCAGCTGCAGGCGCAACCGGCACTGACCGCATTGAAGCAGCAGCTGAAGGCGATCAACGAGCGCATGTGGGACATCCAGGACCAGCTGCGCGACAAGGAAGCGGCCCAGGTGTTCGACGACGCGTTCATCCAGCTGGCGCGCGGCGTGTACGGCACCAATGGCGAGCGCATCCAGGTAAAGAACGAGATCAACCGCGTGGCGGGTTCGGCGCTGGTGGAAGAAAAGCAGTACCTGGGCGGGTAAGCCGGCTCATCCACAGTCGAGCAGATGGCGGAAGCGGAACAGGTCGCCATCGCCCCGGATGCCGAGCTTGCGGTAGGCCGAGGTCTTCTGCGAGCTGATCGTGCTGGCCGAGCGCCCGGCGCGCAGCGCCATTTCGCTGGTCGTCATGCCCTTCAGCACCAGGCCGAGTACCTCGCGCTCGCGCCGGCTCAGGGGCGGCAGTGCGGGTGTAGGCAACCTGCGGATCCGCGGCAGGTGCAGTGCGGTGCGCAGCTCCGGCGGCACGAAGCGCCCCCCACGCGCCACCACCTCGATGGCGCGCAGCAGGACATGCGGCGGCGTTGATTTGGACAGGAACCCGCGTGCGCCCGCGCGCAGCGCGGAGTTCACCGTGCTGGCGTTGCAGTGCGCCGACAGCACCAGCACCGGCAATGACGGCCATCGCTGCGACAGCAGCCGCAGCAAGGCCAGGCCGTCACCCTGGTCGCCCATCGGCAGCGCGTCGATCAACAGCAGATCCACGCAGGTCGGGCTGCGCTCAAGCAGGTGCAGCAGATGGCGTTCGCTGGACAGGCTCAGCCGCACCTGCACGCTGGCGTGCTGGCGCAACAGCACTTCCACACCCAACCGCAGTACCGGATGCGGATCCAGCAACGCCAGGCGTCGTGGTCGATCGGGAAGCACAGGCGGAAAGGCGGGTGGCATCGCGGCATGTCCAGCAGCACGGGACAGTCACCGTAGGTCGATGCCGCCGCCAGCGGAATCCAATTCATTGCAACGCAGCAATGGCACCCTGCCGGTGGTCAGGCGCCATTTCGGTTCGTCACAACGCAACAGGCCCGGCATTTGCCGGGCCTGTCGAGGCATCGTCAGCGCGCAGGCGCGCCGAGGAGGCAATTACCAGCTGAAGCGCGGGCCGACGGTGTATTCCTTGTCGCCGTCGCGGTTCATCTTCAGCTCGCCGTTCAGGCCCCAGTTCTGGTTCAGCTTGACCTGGCCACCCAGGCGGCCGTACCACTGGCCTTCCGGATTGATGCCGTGCTTCTTGGAGTAGTCTTCGTAGCCGACCAGGCCATAGACCTCGGCGTGGGCGCCGAAGGCGGTGCGGATACCGGCTTCAGCGCTGTAGCCGTTGAAGTCCAGGCCATGCTTCTGGTCCAGCTTCTGGTAGGCAACGCGGGCAATGAAGTCGGTCGACGGGGCGATCTCGACGTTGTAGCCGGCACCGACCTTCCACTGGTCGCGCTTGATGTTGGTGTGGTCGATTTCCTGGCGGCTGTATTCACCGAAGGCGTGGAAATTCGGCAGGAAGCCGTAGGAACCCTTCACGCCCCAGCCGTCGGACTTGAACGCATCGTTGTCGGTCTTGGCGTAGTTGGCTTCGGCGTAGTTGTAGGACAGGTTCTCAGCAGCCGAGGCGGTGAACGGCAGGGCAGCGGCCAGGGCCAGAGCAATCAGCGAATTCTTCATGGGGGTACACCTTTACTTTCTTATGGTGTGCAGCAGCGCCAGGGCGCCATCGCATCGGGAATGTAAATTCTCCGTTATTCGCCACAACGCTCCCTGAAAACAGCGGTCTTCGCATTGCTGAATTTTTTGGCTTGATTCAGGCTGTTTCTGGCATACGCGCGCGGCGCGCGTGCATTCTCCCTGCAGCTTTCCCTCACCTTTCACCCGTTGTCGATCCAGCACGCGCTGGTTCGTCGGGTACTTGAAGGCCGTGCATGCGGCACGGTCCACTGCGGAGGCAGGCAATGAGCTACATCGATGGTTTCGTACTGGCGGTCCCCACCGCCAACAAGGAGAAGTTCCTCGCCCACGCGCGCGCCGGCAATCCGGTCTTCGTCGAGTTCGGCGCGCTGCGCGTGGTCGAGTGCTGGGGCGATGACGTGCCACACGGCAAGACCACCGACTTCTTCGGCGCGGTGAAGGCCACGCCGGAGGAAACGGTGGTGTTCTCCTGGATCGAATGGCCGGACAAGCCCACCCGCGACGCCGGCATGGCCAGAATGATGGAAGACCCGCGGATGGATCCGGCCAAGAACCCGATGCCGTTCGACGGCGCGCGGATGATCTACGGCGGCTTCGTGCCGATCTACGAACTGAAAGGCTGAGCCGGCGCGACGCGCTCAGCGCGCGTCCGCCTCGTCGCTGGCAGACCCATGGCCGGCGCCCAATGCGGCGCCGGCACCCAGGCCCATGCCGGCGCCCATCCCACCGCCCATCCCGCCCCCCGCTCCGCCACCGGCGCGGCCACCCTTGGCATCGCCTTCGCTGCGGCCCTTGCCGCCGCCACTGCTGCCGGGCCGGGTCGGCCCCTGCGGTGGAATCTGCAGGTCGGCCGGAATCGGCGCCAGGTCCAGCGCTTCGCGCACGAAATCGCGCAGCGAGATCACCAGTTCGTGGGTGTGTACTGGCCGCCCCTGTGCCAGTTCATTGGCGGCACGCGCCGCCAGCCGCACCTGCTCGTCGGTGCCCAGCAGCAGGATGTCCGACAGTGCCGCTTCAACCGCATCACGGATACGACGCGCGCGATCCGAGCGCGGCTCGGCGATGCCTTCGGCGTCTTCGCGCTGGCGCAGGTCACGGCGATGCGAAGGATCCACCCCCAGCTCGCCGGTGAACGAACCGCCCAGGGTCTTGTAGGCCGCCATCAGGGTGCGCAGGCGTTCGTTGATCTGCCGGTTCTCGCGCTCACGGCGCTGCTGCAGGGTCTGCATCACCAGCAGGCGGATGCCCACGCCCAGCAGGGTGATCAGCACCAGGCCGGCCAGGGTGGACAGCACGCCCTGCCAGGAACTGAAATCGATACCGCGCATGCTCGGGGCTCCGGCCGGAAGAACCCGCATCTTGCCCCAGGCCATGTCCCACAAATGCGAAAGGCCCCACCACCCGTTGGGCGGCAGGGCCTTCGGTCACGGCGCGATTACTTGCGCTTGGCGACCTTGCGCACGGCCTTGGCCGGGGCCTTCTTGGCCGGAGCCTTCTTGGCAGCAACCTTCTTCAGCGGCGCAGCCTTCTTGGCGACAGCCTTGCGGGTGGCAGCGACCTTCTTGCCGACGACCTTCTTGGCAGCAGCGGTCTTCTTGGTGGCAACCTTCTTGGTGGCGGCAACCTTCTTGCCAACAACCTTCTTGGCAGCGGCAGTCTTCTTGGTGGCAACCTTCTTGGTGGCGGCAACCTTCTTGCCGACAACCTTCTTCGCAGCCACGGTCTTCTTGCCGGCGACCTTCTTGGCGGCGACGGTCTTCTTGGCCACGGCCTTCTTGGCGGTGGCGACCTTCTTGCCGACCACCTTCTTGGCGGCCGCAGCCTTCTTGGCGACGGTCTTCTTGGCGACGGCGGCCTTCTTGGTGGCAGCCTTCTTCACGGTGGCGACCTTCTTGCCGGCAGCCTTGGTGGTCTTCTTGGCAGCGGCGGCCTTCTTGGTCACGGCCTTGCCGGCAGCGGCCTTCTTCTTGGCCACTTCCTTCTTCAGGGCAGCGGCTTCGGCCTTGGCATTCTTCTTG
Proteins encoded in this region:
- a CDS encoding TorF family putative porin: MNSKGMMAAAVAALAGLLGIGGAQAQVQVSGSAALTSDYVWRGSSQSDGDPAVQAGGKVSIPSGWYASVWGSNVSFEPDNGARSEFDLVAGWSGALAPDWTLDVNLTRYLYPGTGRALDWTELNTTLTWKQRAWLQLAHSNDALAGGHRGTYAQLGVRVPLHERFRLEAAVGQYWLANAQGPDYLHGQLSAIATLTPAWELRATVHDTDSAAKRLFPGNAGGRWELALQGSF
- a CDS encoding histone; this translates as MSNGNGVSVVTDAVENVKEAATNVGETIAHAAEDAVKSVKKTVKRATKAAGTRVAKAKKAVAKVEKTVAKKAEKAAKSVGKTVAKAKKKLETAKKNAKAEAAALKKEVAKKKAAAGKAVTKKAAAAKKTTKAAGKKVATVKKAATKKAAVAKKTVAKKAAAAKKVVGKKVATAKKAVAKKTVAAKKVAGKKTVAAKKVVGKKVAATKKVATKKTAAAKKVVGKKVAATKKVATKKTAAAKKVVGKKVAATRKAVAKKAAPLKKVAAKKAPAKKAPAKAVRKVAKRK
- a CDS encoding DUF1428 domain-containing protein, which translates into the protein MSYIDGFVLAVPTANKEKFLAHARAGNPVFVEFGALRVVECWGDDVPHGKTTDFFGAVKATPEETVVFSWIEWPDKPTRDAGMARMMEDPRMDPAKNPMPFDGARMIYGGFVPIYELKG
- a CDS encoding Ax21 family protein; the encoded protein is MKNSLIALALAAALPFTASAAENLSYNYAEANYAKTDNDAFKSDGWGVKGSYGFLPNFHAFGEYSRQEIDHTNIKRDQWKVGAGYNVEIAPSTDFIARVAYQKLDQKHGLDFNGYSAEAGIRTAFGAHAEVYGLVGYEDYSKKHGINPEGQWYGRLGGQVKLNQNWGLNGELKMNRDGDKEYTVGPRFSW
- a CDS encoding response regulator transcription factor; its protein translation is MPPAFPPVLPDRPRRLALLDPHPVLRLGVEVLLRQHASVQVRLSLSSERHLLHLLERSPTCVDLLLIDALPMGDQGDGLALLRLLSQRWPSLPVLVLSAHCNASTVNSALRAGARGFLSKSTPPHVLLRAIEVVARGGRFVPPELRTALHLPRIRRLPTPALPPLSRREREVLGLVLKGMTTSEMALRAGRSASTISSQKTSAYRKLGIRGDGDLFRFRHLLDCG
- a CDS encoding LysR family transcriptional regulator, translated to MNLKQLEFAVALAEEGNFTRAAERCHVVQSALSHQIAALEQELGATLFERLPRLVRATAAGEALLVHARQVLASLRHLRADVAAVSGEVRGLLAIGQISSLTGIDVVAMLAAFQQVHPQVEFQLRVDKSEDLIAQVQSRALDVALVGLAPSAALEGVCHQTLQEEDLVAVLSPSHRLARRRGLPLTALQDEALVDFPRGTGARRQTDDAFAAAGLPHTVRFEVNLMELVERFVRHGLAVGIVPALIADGFEGVVQIPLQPTPTRRVHLVWQRLPTPAARAFVEAVLSRAGAGSGP
- a CDS encoding MFS transporter; translation: MSVATGVAVASNYYAQPLLHTIADAFGVPFGQAGMVVTAAQLSYAAGLILLVPLGDLFERRRLIVVMSLLSAGGLVISACAPSLAWLLVGTAITGLFSVVAQVLVPFAATLAAPEHRGRVVGTLMSGLLLGILLARTVAGLLSSLGDWRLVYAIAAATLVLTALALQRGLPRFHHSAGLGYFALLRSIGVLFVQEPVLRQRTLLGACSFAMFAIFWTPLAFLLAQPPYAYSDATIGLFGLVGAAGTLAAGLAGRMSDRGQSGRATAIALVLLLVAWLPLGLSTHSLLALLVGVVVLDLAAQLLHVSNQNLIYALQPAARNRLNAGYMTGYFIGGSLGSLLSAQVYQRYGWTGICVAGAAVAVLALLLWLPGALRARQATTAD
- a CDS encoding DUF6165 family protein; this translates as MDAILTPVSIGELIDKITILEIKAERIDDAAKLANVRTELDGLLPLLQQQLQAQPALTALKQQLKAINERMWDIQDQLRDKEAAQVFDDAFIQLARGVYGTNGERIQVKNEINRVAGSALVEEKQYLGG